One window of the Anopheles aquasalis chromosome X, idAnoAquaMG_Q_19, whole genome shotgun sequence genome contains the following:
- the LOC126571764 gene encoding glutamine-dependent NAD(+) synthetase → MGQHVRVVVSTLNQWAMDFQGNRDRILLSIGLTRIHQARYRTGPELEVCGYSCEDHFHEPDTFRHCWEVVLEIMRAPVARDILIDVGMPVQHRNVAYNCRVAFYNGRLVLIRPKMILCDDGNYRESRWFSAWTRERQTEEYQLPREVAIALGQETVPIGDAMLATLDTCLGYEICEELWTPRSKHIDMSLAGAEILVNGSGSYMQLRKANITGELIRHASYKAGGAYLFSNLRGCDGQRVYFNGCSAVALNGQIIARGRQFALEDVEVTVATFDLQDIRAYRGALRARSTLAAATPAYPRIQLSIELASSDRWAAEASEPLDDVPPSPLSSSPLSPSASASVSSPSSSSLYTPEEEIAMGPACWLWDYLRRSGQGGFFLPLSGGVDSSSTAIIVYSMCRLVVRAIEEGQQQVREDCGKILAEPGYVPASAADLCKRLLFTCYMGTENSSRETRQRAALLATQINCHHTDLNIDGAVSALLGIFQLATGMRPRFRAAGGCARQNLALQNIQARTRMVLAYLFAQLMLWVNGRPGGLLVLGSANVDEALRGYMTKYDCSSADVNPIGGISKQDLRQFLAYAQREFGLPIVAEIVAAPPTAELEPLVDGALAQTDEQDMGLTYAELSQFGRLRKQELCGPFSMFRKVAGAASKPPGHRDPKEIADKVKHFFRCYAINRHKMTVLTPSYHAESYSPDDNRFDHRPFLYRVNWAWQFAAIDAELQQLTASAAPPDDRQNTDTEQQQQQQQQQRRSEAATRAHLFGIATAMLQEGGMEGSQQHRGSKGTAPGKPTDPSQERTNACNCVDGSGGGGGGGDDDDESDGGCQLPPISPTLPGQLHRGSSHTFRSERDDGPIHGTSYGTIGGSLTKSQSTGGGGYGRVHCSVMGKIKDRPGVPV, encoded by the exons ATGGGTCAGCACgtccgggtggtggtgtccaCCCTCAACCAGTGGGCGATGGATTTCCAGGGCAATCGCGACCGCATCCTACTATCGATTGGCCTGACGCGCATCCACCAGGCCCGGTATCGCACGGGACCGGAGCTGGAGGTGTG CGGATACAGCTGTGAGGACCACTTCCACGAGCCGGACACGTTCCGGCACTGCTgggaggtggtgctggagatCATGCGCGCACCGGTCGCCCGCGACATCCTGATCGACGTGGGCATGCCGGTGCAGCATCGGAACGTGGCGTACAACTGCCGGGTCGCGTTCTACAACGGCCGGCTCGTGCTGATCCGCCCGAAGATGATCCTGTGCGACGATGGAAACTATCGCGAATCGCGCTGGTTTAGCGCGTGGACACGTGAACGCCAGACGGAGGAGTACCAGTTGCCGCGCGAGGTTGCGATTGCACTCGGCCAGGAAACGGTACCGATCGGTGATGCGATGCTCGCGACCCTCGACACCTGCCTCGGGTACGAGATCTGCGAGGAGCTGTGGACACCGCGCAGCAAACACATCGACATGTCACTGGCCGGTGCCGAGATACTGGTGAACGGTTCGGGCAGCTATATGCAGCTGCGCAAAGCGAACATCACCGGTGAGCTGATCCGGCACGCCAGCTACAAGGCGGGCGGTGCGTACCTCTTCAGCAACCTCCGCGGTTGCGATGGGCAGCGCGTGTACTTCAACGGTTGCTCGGCGGTCGCCCTGAACGGGCAGATCATTGCCCGTGGTCGCCAGTTTGCGCTCGAGGATGTCGAGGTGACGGTGGCAACGTTCGATCTGCAGGACATTCGGGCGTACCGGGGGGCGCTACGGGCTCGCAGTACGCTGGCCGCGGCAACACCGGCCTATCCCCGCATCCAGCTGTCGATCGAGCTGGCCAGCTCGGATCGGTGGGCggcggaagcgagcgaaccgctCGATGAtgtgccaccgtcaccgctgTCCTCGTCACCGTTGTCaccgtcggcgtcggcgtcggtgtcgtcgccgtcgtcgtcgtcactgtaCACGCCCGAGGAAGAGATCGCGATGGGACCGGCCTGCTGGCTGTGGGACTATCTGCGCCGATCGGGCCAGGGTGGCTTCTTCCTGCCGCTCAGCGGTGGTGTCGATTCGAGCAgcaccgccatcatcgtgtACTCGATGTgccggctggtggtgcggGCGATCGAGGAGGGACAGCAGCAGGTACGCGAGGACTGTGGCAAGATCCTGGCGGAACCGGGGTACGTGCCGGCGTCGGCCGCTGATCTCTGCAAGCGGCTCCTCTTCACCTGCTACATGGGCACGGAAAACTCGAGCCGTGAGACGCGACAGCGGGCCGCGCTGCTAGCCACGCAGATCAACTGCCACCACACGGACCTGAACATCGACGGTGCGGTATCGGCGCTGCTCGGCATCTTTCAGCTCGCGACGGGCATGCGGCCACGGTTCCGGGCGGCTGGCGGTTGCGCCCGCCAGAATCTCGCCCTCCAGAACATCCAGGCACGGACGCGGATGGTGTTGGCGTATCTGTTCGCTCAGCTCATGCTGTGGGTGAATGGGCGGCCCGGTGGTCTCCTGGTGCTCGGTTCGGCCAACGTCGACGAGGCGCTCCGTGGCTACATGACCAAGTACGACTGTTCGTCCGCCGATGTCAACCCGATCGGGGGCATCTCCAAGCAGGACCTGCGCCAGTTCCTTGCGTACGCGCAGCGCGAGTTCGGGCTACCGATCGTGGCGGAAATTGTGGCTGCGCCGCCGACTGCCGAGCTCGAACCACTGGTGGATGGTGCGCTGGCCCAAACCGACGAGCAGGACATGGGCCTCACCTACGCCGAGCTGAGCCAGTTCGGGCGGCTACGGAAGCAGGAGCTGTGCGGGCCGTTCAGCATGTTCCGGAAGGTGGCGGGCGCGGCCAGCAAACCGCCCGGCCACCGGGATCCGAAGGAGATCGCCGACAAGGTGAAGCATTTCTTCCGCTGCTACGCCATCAACCGGCACAAGATGACGGTGCTGACACCGTCGTACCATGCGGAATCGTACAGCCCGGACGACAACCGGTTCGACCATCGGCCCTTCCTGTACCGTGTCAACTGGGCCTGGCAGTTTGCGGCGATCGATgccgagctgcagcagctaaCGGCATCGGCTGCGCCACCCGATGACCGCCAGAACACTgataccgagcagcagcagcagcagcagcagcagcagcgtcgatCGGAGGCGGCCACACGGGCCCATCTGTTCGGTATCGCCACGGCAATGCTGCAAGAAggaggaatggaaggaagtcagcagcaccgtggtTCCAAGGGTACtgcccccggcaagccgaccGATCCGTCGCAGGAACGCACCAACGCTTGCAACTGTGTTgatggcagtggcggcggtggcggcggtggcgacgatgacgatgaatcGGATGGTGGCTGCCAGCTGCCCCCAATCAGTCCCACCTTACCGGGACAGCTGCACCGTGGCAGCAGCCACACCTTTCGGTCAGAGCGTGACGATGGTCCGATCCATGGCACATCGTATGGCACCATCGGGGGCAGCCTGACCAAATCGCAGagcaccggcggtggtggttatgGGCGCGTGCACTGCAGTGTGATGGGCAAGATCAAGGATCGCCCCGGTGTGCCAGTCTAA